Proteins from a single region of Butyrivibrio fibrisolvens:
- a CDS encoding glycoside hydrolase family 3 N-terminal domain-containing protein, protein MREENNNAVIDETQDFEQGNVQEKSKQQKRESRRRRRRRSQFIAYLIVVVLFSVTIAGLVWGIKKVSAAVINHQNEKEAAIATSESSENEEIAIITPDDEEVPLASETEEMVNNRIDGTLLDMTLEEKAAYIFFVTPEQLTGVDSAVKAGSSTQAALEQYTVGGIVYSSNNIKSDDQIKEMLATTSQMSRFPLLLAVSEEGGSRSVAATSLGITTTKAPSQIEGSDDAVANAEALGSYLINYGFNLNLAPNLGLTDSENSFGTDANLTAQMASVYVTSLETKGVSACVTSFPVAVTDPSAGLQTVDLSMEELQAGAFIPFQYAIDSGVDAIMVSNVACPAISGDGIPCSLSGGAITDTLRGSLGYNGIVITDAMNVPAITGSYSSGQAAVAAIIAGADMIYMPEDFQEAYNGIMEALSTGVITEDRLDESIRRILRVRYMYEAM, encoded by the coding sequence ATGAGGGAAGAAAATAATAATGCAGTAATTGATGAAACTCAGGATTTTGAACAGGGTAATGTTCAGGAAAAGTCTAAGCAACAAAAAAGAGAAAGTCGTCGCCGCCGTCGCCGCAGGTCCCAATTTATAGCTTATTTAATAGTAGTTGTTTTGTTTTCAGTCACTATAGCTGGGCTTGTATGGGGAATAAAAAAGGTTTCGGCAGCAGTAATTAACCATCAGAATGAAAAAGAAGCAGCTATCGCAACATCAGAAAGTTCTGAAAATGAAGAAATAGCAATAATTACTCCTGATGATGAAGAAGTACCGCTTGCTTCTGAAACAGAAGAAATGGTTAATAACAGGATAGACGGAACACTTCTGGACATGACTTTGGAAGAAAAGGCAGCATATATTTTTTTCGTAACACCTGAACAACTTACCGGAGTTGACAGTGCAGTAAAGGCCGGAAGTAGTACACAGGCAGCACTTGAACAGTATACAGTAGGCGGAATCGTATATTCGTCTAATAATATAAAGAGCGATGATCAGATAAAAGAAATGCTTGCAACAACATCTCAGATGAGTAGATTTCCTCTGCTTCTTGCTGTATCAGAAGAGGGTGGAAGCAGAAGCGTAGCAGCTACGAGCCTTGGGATTACAACAACTAAAGCTCCTTCGCAGATTGAAGGGAGTGATGATGCCGTGGCTAATGCAGAAGCGCTCGGATCCTATCTTATCAATTACGGTTTTAATCTGAATCTGGCTCCAAACCTTGGACTTACAGACTCGGAAAATTCTTTCGGAACAGATGCTAATCTTACAGCTCAGATGGCATCTGTATATGTAACATCACTTGAGACAAAGGGTGTAAGCGCGTGCGTTACTTCTTTCCCGGTTGCAGTTACAGACCCTTCAGCAGGTCTTCAAACGGTAGATCTGTCTATGGAAGAACTGCAGGCAGGCGCATTTATTCCATTTCAGTATGCTATAGATTCAGGTGTAGATGCGATCATGGTAAGTAACGTAGCATGTCCTGCTATTTCGGGTGACGGAATACCTTGCAGCCTTTCGGGCGGTGCTATAACTGATACTTTAAGAGGCTCGCTTGGATATAACGGTATAGTTATTACAGATGCTATGAATGTACCGGCAATCACAGGATCATATTCTTCAGGTCAGGCTGCTGTTGCGGCTATTATTGCCGGAGCAGACATGATCTATATGCCTGAAGATTTCCAGGAAGCATACAATGGTATCATGGAAGCTCTTAGCACAGGAGTGATCACAGAAGATAGACTTGATGAGTCAATCAGACGTATACTTCGTGTAAGATATATGTATGAAGCGATGTAA
- the glyA gene encoding serine hydroxymethyltransferase yields MYSLDEVKKFDPEIAQAIEDEMQRQNDHIELIASENWTSKAVMAAMGSPLTNKYAEGLPGKRYYGGCYVVDRVENLARERAKKLFNCDYVNVQPHSGAQANLAVQFALLQPGDTIMGMNLNQGGHLSHGSPANISGTYFNVIPYGVDENGFLDYDEMKRLAMEHKPKLIIAGASAYCRTIDFKKFREAADACGAILMVDIAHIAGLVAAGLHPSPFPYADVVTTTTHKTLRGPRGGMIMWNQAAQDKFKFNKAVFPGIQGGPLEHVIAAKAICFKEALDPSFKVYQQSVIDNAKALSEGLMKRDIKIVSGGTDNHLMLIDLTNYDLTGKEVEAWLDEAHITANKNTIPNEKQSPFVTSGIRLGTPAVTTRGMNTEDMDKIAEAIATVIKKKEAGIEEAKAIVKSLTDKYPLI; encoded by the coding sequence ATGTATTCATTGGATGAAGTCAAAAAGTTCGACCCTGAAATAGCTCAGGCAATTGAGGATGAAATGCAGCGCCAGAACGATCACATAGAGCTGATCGCTTCCGAGAACTGGACCAGTAAGGCTGTTATGGCAGCTATGGGAAGCCCGCTTACTAATAAGTATGCAGAAGGTCTTCCTGGAAAAAGATATTATGGCGGATGCTACGTAGTAGACCGCGTTGAAAACCTCGCAAGAGAGCGTGCCAAAAAGCTCTTCAACTGCGATTACGTTAATGTTCAGCCTCATTCAGGTGCTCAGGCTAACCTTGCAGTGCAGTTTGCACTCCTTCAGCCCGGCGATACTATCATGGGAATGAATCTCAATCAGGGCGGACACCTTTCACATGGTAGCCCTGCTAACATCTCCGGAACATATTTCAATGTCATCCCTTATGGTGTTGATGAAAACGGATTTCTTGATTATGACGAGATGAAGAGACTTGCAATGGAGCATAAGCCAAAGCTTATCATTGCAGGAGCTTCTGCATATTGCAGAACAATTGACTTCAAGAAATTCAGAGAAGCAGCAGATGCATGCGGCGCTATTCTTATGGTAGATATCGCTCACATTGCAGGACTTGTGGCAGCAGGACTTCATCCAAGCCCATTCCCATATGCTGACGTTGTAACTACAACAACTCACAAGACGCTTAGAGGACCAAGAGGCGGTATGATCATGTGGAATCAGGCTGCTCAGGACAAGTTCAAGTTTAACAAGGCTGTATTCCCAGGAATTCAGGGCGGCCCTCTTGAACACGTTATCGCAGCTAAGGCAATCTGCTTCAAGGAAGCTCTTGATCCTTCTTTCAAGGTATACCAGCAGAGCGTTATCGATAATGCAAAGGCTCTCAGCGAAGGCCTTATGAAGAGAGATATCAAGATCGTATCAGGCGGAACTGACAACCACCTTATGCTCATAGATCTTACTAACTATGATCTTACTGGCAAAGAGGTTGAGGCATGGCTTGACGAAGCTCATATCACAGCTAACAAGAATACAATTCCTAACGAGAAGCAGTCTCCATTTGTAACAAGTGGTATCCGTCTTGGAACTCCTGCTGTCACAACAAGAGGCATGAACACAGAAGATATGGATAAGATCGCTGAAGCTATCGCTACTGTTATCAAGAAAAAAGAAGCAGGAATCGAAGAAGCTAAGGCAATCGTTAAGTCTCTTACAGACAAATATCCTCTTATCTGA
- a CDS encoding diacylglycerol kinase family protein, with protein sequence MFYVIVNPGSGSGRGYYTWKKLEEGFVVAGLKYQVATTKKAGDAKRLATSLIEKHSGDEGPIKLIVIGGDGTMNEVINGITDFDKIVLGYIPGGSAGDLALGLGIKVGTDELIKRITEGKVLRSTDIGKIEYKHVSSTYSRLHDEKIETTRYFDVSAGIGFDAAVCEEALSSRFKKVLNAVKLGKLTYLFIALHQIFSIEKNAMDITTKEGEHLHLDKAIFAAAMIHPYEGGGFMFGPNADYTDGIFDICVAGDMSVPSILRALPSAKKGKHFKYKGLHELKSSEIHIKTEKPLWVHTDGEVSIKSDDILIYNSGFKLKLIV encoded by the coding sequence ATGTTTTATGTTATTGTCAATCCCGGATCAGGATCGGGAAGGGGATATTATACTTGGAAGAAACTTGAAGAAGGTTTTGTTGTTGCTGGTCTCAAATATCAGGTTGCTACCACAAAGAAGGCTGGGGATGCCAAGAGACTTGCAACTTCATTAATAGAAAAGCACTCTGGCGATGAAGGTCCTATAAAGCTCATTGTCATCGGCGGCGATGGTACTATGAATGAAGTTATTAACGGTATCACTGATTTTGATAAAATCGTTCTTGGATATATCCCGGGCGGATCTGCCGGAGACCTGGCTCTTGGCCTTGGCATCAAAGTAGGCACCGACGAGCTTATAAAAAGGATCACAGAAGGAAAAGTTCTTCGTTCAACTGATATAGGTAAGATCGAATACAAACATGTATCATCAACATATTCAAGACTCCATGATGAAAAAATAGAGACAACCAGATACTTTGATGTAAGTGCAGGAATCGGCTTTGATGCTGCAGTATGCGAAGAGGCACTTTCTTCCAGGTTCAAGAAAGTGCTTAATGCAGTAAAGCTCGGTAAACTTACATATCTTTTTATAGCTCTTCATCAGATATTCTCTATAGAAAAAAATGCCATGGACATCACTACCAAGGAAGGTGAACACCTCCATCTTGATAAGGCTATCTTTGCTGCTGCAATGATTCATCCTTATGAAGGCGGCGGCTTTATGTTCGGTCCTAATGCAGACTATACTGATGGTATATTCGACATCTGTGTTGCAGGTGATATGTCTGTCCCTTCTATATTAAGAGCTCTTCCTTCTGCCAAAAAAGGCAAGCATTTTAAATACAAGGGACTTCATGAACTTAAAAGCAGTGAAATCCACATTAAGACTGAAAAACCTTTGTGGGTTCATACCGATGGAGAAGTTTCCATAAAATCTGACGATATTTTAATATATAATTCAGGTTTTAAGCTTAAGCTTATTGTGTAA
- a CDS encoding phosphatase PAP2 family protein: MQNFMKADSFSKPFTAARVKESILMAIPTAIYAVIYLVWFNYIETRRVIHFTEMHTRIDDMIPFCEVFVIPYILWFFFIAFCTAFPLLKFEKEDYWRFMIFLGTGMTLFLIISTIFPTVQYLRPSQFERDNIFTRLVAMFYKYDTPTNVFPSMHVYNAIGGAFSISYSKRFSKGWKINSHVIAVSIVLSTMFIKQHSVTDVVSGIALALVMYYIVYRSDIVLNFLRKIHFIDPLEEEGEVATQEIRL; this comes from the coding sequence ATGCAAAATTTCATGAAAGCAGATAGCTTCAGCAAGCCTTTTACGGCCGCAAGAGTGAAGGAATCTATATTGATGGCGATTCCCACTGCTATATATGCTGTAATATATCTGGTATGGTTCAACTACATAGAGACACGTAGAGTTATTCACTTTACAGAAATGCACACACGAATTGACGATATGATTCCATTTTGCGAAGTATTCGTAATTCCGTATATCCTTTGGTTTTTCTTTATCGCCTTTTGTACCGCATTTCCGTTATTAAAATTTGAAAAGGAAGACTATTGGAGATTTATGATATTTCTCGGAACAGGAATGACACTTTTCCTTATCATCTCCACTATATTCCCGACAGTTCAGTACCTTAGACCAAGCCAGTTTGAACGTGATAATATTTTTACAAGGCTTGTGGCTATGTTTTACAAATACGATACACCTACAAACGTATTCCCAAGCATGCACGTATATAATGCAATAGGCGGTGCATTCAGCATCTCCTACAGCAAGAGATTCAGCAAAGGCTGGAAGATAAACTCTCATGTGATCGCTGTATCCATAGTTCTTTCAACCATGTTCATCAAGCAGCATTCTGTAACAGATGTTGTGAGCGGAATCGCACTTGCGCTGGTTATGTATTATATAGTTTATCGCTCAGATATTGTATTGAACTTCCTTAGAAAGATCCATTTTATCGATCCTCTCGAAGAGGAAGGCGAGGTGGCTACTCAGGAAATCAGACTTTAA
- a CDS encoding DUF1653 domain-containing protein — protein sequence MERPMPQQIYRHFKGNLYQVLTIAIHSETREELVIYQALYGDFKVYARPLSMFTSPVDRVKYPDVKQQMRFEKVDPATLAGNGSLNPLGIKPAQQASEGSLYKPENKQENKPENKAENKSGIETVRDSFVVRPEKKVEPVINIQKVPEHQASSSAYSNSDYMNKTIEDEADELNLDPNVVAFLDSDSAKARIQILERIRPVVTDDMIDIMAMAIDVEVAPGDVYDRLSDLRNCLEKVARFETERLR from the coding sequence ATGGAAAGACCCATGCCACAACAGATCTACAGACATTTTAAGGGGAATCTTTATCAGGTTCTTACAATAGCGATTCATTCAGAGACAAGAGAAGAACTTGTTATATATCAGGCTCTTTACGGTGATTTCAAAGTATATGCAAGACCACTTTCTATGTTTACAAGCCCTGTAGACAGGGTTAAATATCCCGATGTTAAGCAGCAGATGAGATTCGAGAAAGTTGATCCGGCTACCCTTGCAGGTAATGGATCATTAAATCCACTTGGCATTAAACCTGCCCAGCAAGCCTCAGAAGGATCTTTATATAAGCCTGAAAATAAGCAGGAAAATAAGCCGGAGAATAAGGCTGAAAATAAGAGCGGCATTGAGACAGTAAGAGATTCATTTGTGGTTAGACCTGAAAAGAAGGTTGAACCTGTTATCAATATTCAAAAAGTGCCGGAACATCAAGCGTCAAGTTCAGCTTATTCAAATAGCGATTACATGAATAAGACAATAGAAGATGAGGCTGATGAGCTCAATCTTGATCCTAATGTTGTTGCCTTTCTTGATAGCGATTCAGCAAAGGCAAGGATCCAGATCCTTGAGAGAATAAGACCTGTTGTCACTGATGACATGATCGACATTATGGCCATGGCAATCGATGTGGAAGTTGCGCCTGGTGATGTGTATGACAGACTTTCAGATCTTAGAAACTGTCTTGAAAAAGTTGCCAGATTTGAGACAGAAAGACTTAGATAA
- the holA gene encoding DNA polymerase III subunit delta, producing MPAKTSEFKAKHNEIVQDIKGENFKHCYLVYGEEAYLRNQVRDELKKALLGSGDAMNMSRFEGKDINVAEVIDMAETMPFFAPRRVIVIEESGLCKNGCPELAEYLKSPSETAYFLMVESSVDKRKDMYKAANAGGITIECDTPDIGDLRMWAARRLKNNGFNVAESTLNFFFERVGTDMSNAANELEKIICFCDGRDTVTVADVDAVCANWLSNQIFAMTDAIVEHNQKKAMDLYYDLLALREPPQKILALIFRQFNIMLQVKEMADNHKDKGAIASAVHLAPFIVGKYINWARSYTTAQLKKCLELCVENDEAYKSGKLDDVISVEMIIVKCSSKPKSA from the coding sequence ATGCCGGCTAAGACATCAGAATTCAAAGCTAAACATAATGAGATAGTACAGGATATCAAGGGAGAAAACTTTAAACACTGCTATCTTGTATATGGTGAAGAGGCATATCTTCGTAATCAGGTCAGGGATGAACTCAAAAAAGCTCTTCTTGGAAGCGGCGATGCAATGAATATGTCCAGGTTCGAGGGTAAAGATATAAACGTTGCTGAAGTAATAGATATGGCTGAAACAATGCCCTTTTTTGCCCCAAGACGTGTTATTGTAATAGAAGAGTCAGGCCTTTGTAAAAACGGATGTCCGGAACTTGCCGAGTACCTGAAGTCGCCTTCAGAAACTGCCTATTTTCTTATGGTAGAAAGCAGCGTTGATAAGCGTAAAGATATGTATAAGGCTGCAAATGCTGGTGGGATCACGATCGAGTGCGATACGCCAGACATTGGCGATCTAAGAATGTGGGCGGCCAGAAGACTTAAGAATAATGGATTTAATGTAGCAGAGAGTACGCTCAATTTTTTCTTTGAAAGAGTTGGAACAGATATGTCCAATGCTGCCAATGAGCTTGAGAAGATCATCTGCTTTTGTGATGGAAGAGATACAGTTACGGTGGCGGATGTTGACGCTGTATGTGCGAACTGGCTTTCCAATCAGATATTTGCTATGACGGATGCGATCGTTGAACACAACCAGAAGAAGGCTATGGATCTGTATTATGATCTTCTGGCACTTCGAGAGCCGCCTCAGAAGATACTGGCGCTTATCTTCAGACAGTTCAATATAATGCTTCAGGTCAAAGAAATGGCTGACAATCACAAGGATAAAGGAGCTATAGCATCAGCTGTTCATCTTGCTCCATTTATTGTAGGCAAGTATATAAACTGGGCAAGATCTTATACTACGGCGCAGCTTAAAAAATGCCTGGAACTTTGCGTTGAAAATGACGAAGCCTATAAGAGTGGTAAACTCGATGATGTAATTAGCGTAGAGATGATAATCGTTAAGTGTTCATCTAAGCCAAAATCAGCATAA
- a CDS encoding ComEC/Rec2 family competence protein, with protein sequence MFKRPLCLIASAFVAAVFVFLLFYPPDYSDPGKENGEVITVSGKVTSKETGTDFDGNQVQVLYIKESGKDDTIVKVYLSSSYQSNFETIPQIGEQVVVQGEYYAFNRASNPGEFDSRKYYKILKIEYQVRDGSVQYRDLNANSFKESLYRIRMYLSGILDQTFNEEDASVMKAMLLGDRTSMDEEIKGLYQGAGIIHILSISGLHISILGMGLYKLLRKCRIPIIPASVVAISLMLSYGVMCGMGTSAIRAIIMFSLHMIATVIGRSYDMLTGIAVAAMLLIIEQPLYIYHSGFLMSFGAVIGIGLVLPTMQVVRKTEYKKRMDKLIRDGKKLELGDYLAIAREKVTESAFSIVKASLSVSSVCLPVQMNTYYTFPVYSVFLNILVLPFMTILLGLGIIVLISGSVMIELTLIPGLLCHVILAMYKSICIGSRLLPWNTWYAGHADTWQVVVYYILLIVFILLHKYINGKYHIRDNECDIVAKEDVIAKEDVIAKEDNTAIRDKMRIKAGLVECKYLIPIYIIPIIAVVILSIRIRPDLRMVFLHVGQGDGIVIEAGDMTFLVDGGSTSKNSVGQYILTPYLKYEGIGYIDACIITHEDKDHISGVMELLEAMPNGGIQIGNLILPDCSEDSREDSYKELEEAALNAGVPVSYIKRGDTLSTGNDEISIECLGPVEGLRTEGANAHSTILFIRYGDFTSLLTGDVEEEGLSSLNEYLEQNQNTYSNVTLLKVPHHGSRYTTDERFLDLLNPACAVISAGRNNMYGHPHDEVLERLENVESDYYITYETGAVTVDCDGDYSKLSVFLPQ encoded by the coding sequence ATGTTTAAACGTCCACTATGCCTTATAGCATCGGCATTTGTGGCGGCTGTTTTTGTATTCCTTTTGTTCTATCCACCGGACTATTCTGATCCGGGCAAAGAGAACGGGGAAGTTATCACTGTATCGGGTAAGGTCACATCTAAAGAGACCGGAACCGATTTCGATGGAAATCAGGTACAAGTTCTATATATCAAAGAATCAGGGAAAGATGATACTATAGTAAAAGTATATCTTTCGTCTTCGTATCAGAGCAATTTCGAAACTATTCCACAAATAGGTGAACAGGTTGTTGTACAGGGAGAGTACTATGCTTTTAACAGGGCAAGTAATCCCGGTGAATTCGACAGTCGCAAGTATTATAAGATTTTAAAAATTGAATATCAGGTAAGAGATGGAAGCGTGCAATATCGTGATCTTAATGCGAATTCCTTTAAAGAAAGTCTGTACAGGATCAGGATGTACCTGTCCGGTATTTTAGACCAGACCTTTAATGAAGAGGATGCTTCAGTTATGAAAGCTATGCTCCTTGGTGACAGAACTTCTATGGACGAGGAAATAAAAGGACTGTATCAGGGTGCAGGAATAATACATATCTTAAGTATATCAGGTCTTCATATCTCGATTCTTGGAATGGGGTTATATAAGCTTTTGAGAAAGTGCAGAATCCCGATAATCCCGGCATCTGTCGTAGCTATATCCTTGATGTTGTCATATGGAGTTATGTGCGGGATGGGAACATCTGCCATAAGAGCTATAATCATGTTCAGCCTTCATATGATCGCAACAGTCATAGGAAGATCTTACGATATGCTTACAGGTATAGCTGTAGCCGCTATGCTCCTTATAATAGAGCAGCCACTTTACATTTATCACAGCGGATTTTTGATGAGCTTTGGAGCTGTGATAGGAATAGGGCTTGTGCTTCCGACTATGCAAGTGGTGCGTAAGACAGAGTATAAAAAGAGAATGGATAAGCTGATAAGGGATGGCAAGAAGTTGGAGCTTGGGGATTACCTGGCTATTGCCAGGGAGAAGGTTACAGAAAGCGCATTTTCCATAGTCAAAGCTTCGCTTTCGGTATCATCAGTATGCCTTCCTGTGCAGATGAACACTTATTATACATTTCCGGTATATTCGGTGTTTCTTAATATTCTGGTACTTCCGTTTATGACTATATTACTTGGACTTGGAATTATAGTCCTTATAAGCGGAAGTGTGATGATAGAATTAACCCTTATCCCCGGCTTGTTGTGCCACGTGATACTTGCAATGTATAAAAGTATATGCATTGGTAGCAGGCTTCTTCCGTGGAATACATGGTATGCAGGACATGCAGATACTTGGCAGGTAGTAGTGTATTATATATTACTTATAGTATTTATATTATTGCATAAGTATATAAATGGGAAATATCACATAAGAGATAATGAATGTGATATTGTTGCCAAAGAAGATGTCATAGCTAAAGAAGATGTCATAGCTAAAGAAGATAACACAGCTATAAGAGATAAAATGCGTATAAAAGCAGGCCTTGTAGAATGTAAATATTTAATACCTATATATATTATACCTATAATTGCGGTTGTAATACTCTCTATTCGCATACGCCCTGATCTTCGTATGGTTTTCCTTCATGTAGGCCAGGGAGATGGAATAGTGATAGAGGCAGGTGACATGACCTTCCTTGTGGATGGCGGCAGCACCTCCAAGAACAGTGTTGGCCAATATATACTGACTCCATACCTTAAATACGAAGGCATAGGCTATATAGATGCCTGTATTATAACTCATGAAGATAAGGATCATATTTCAGGCGTAATGGAGCTGCTTGAGGCGATGCCTAATGGCGGAATACAGATAGGGAATCTGATCCTTCCTGATTGTTCTGAAGATAGTAGAGAAGACAGTTATAAAGAGCTTGAAGAAGCTGCATTAAATGCAGGCGTTCCTGTTTCTTATATAAAAAGGGGAGATACCCTTAGTACTGGAAATGATGAAATTAGTATAGAGTGTCTTGGGCCCGTAGAGGGACTTAGGACAGAAGGGGCTAATGCACATTCTACTATCCTTTTTATCAGATATGGAGACTTTACAAGCCTTCTTACAGGAGACGTTGAAGAGGAGGGACTAAGCAGTCTTAATGAGTATCTGGAACAGAACCAGAATACTTATTCAAACGTTACACTTTTAAAGGTTCCTCATCATGGTTCAAGATATACAACTGATGAAAGATTCTTGGACTTGCTTAACCCTGCATGCGCTGTTATATCTGCCGGCAGGAACAATATGTACGGCCATCCTCATGATGAGGTGCTTGAAAGACTTGAAAACGTGGAATCAGATTATTACATTACTTATGAGACAGGTGCAGTTACAGTTGATTGTGATGGAGACTATAGTAAACTGTCAGTGTTTTTACCACAATAA
- a CDS encoding GerMN domain-containing protein has product MNSFIFSLKNRIKYGFGKKGISALFITICMSLSACAGNSGVIGKSDSDDANEVKIYYVNSAETGIIADDYTLKSDIEDTDAVIAELIEQLSKNPDTFSYEAPLAGRIALIDYSLTDDSLILNFDESYNSVEHVTEILDRAAMVRTLTQIDAVKTVTFQVNGSPLTDASGTVVGGMTEDTFIYNAGNEINTYEKVTLTLYFTNEEGDGLVKVYRTVVFNSNISMERIALEQLIAGPNTDEVYPTINPETTINSITVRDGICYVDLNSAFTTEPYTVTAQTAIYSIVNTLSDFNEVNKVQITVDGNKDVKFMDSVSLSGTFERNLEINIE; this is encoded by the coding sequence ATGAATAGCTTTATCTTTTCTCTGAAAAATAGAATAAAGTACGGTTTTGGAAAAAAGGGTATATCTGCTCTTTTTATTACCATTTGTATGTCTTTGTCTGCATGTGCTGGTAATTCAGGCGTTATCGGGAAATCTGATAGTGATGATGCTAATGAGGTTAAAATATACTATGTTAACTCTGCAGAGACAGGCATAATAGCAGATGACTATACTCTTAAATCAGACATAGAAGATACTGATGCTGTTATTGCTGAGCTTATAGAGCAGCTTTCCAAGAATCCTGATACTTTTTCTTATGAAGCACCTCTTGCAGGAAGAATTGCGCTCATAGATTACAGTCTGACAGATGATAGCCTTATTTTGAATTTTGATGAGTCCTATAATTCTGTTGAGCATGTTACTGAGATTCTTGACAGAGCTGCAATGGTGCGCACTTTGACACAGATCGATGCTGTTAAGACAGTTACATTTCAGGTTAACGGCAGCCCTCTGACTGATGCTTCCGGAACTGTAGTCGGTGGTATGACAGAGGATACCTTCATCTATAATGCCGGTAATGAGATCAATACATATGAAAAAGTTACACTTACGCTTTATTTCACCAATGAAGAAGGCGATGGTCTTGTAAAGGTATATCGTACAGTTGTATTTAACAGTAATATTTCCATGGAGAGGATCGCGCTGGAGCAGCTTATCGCTGGCCCTAATACGGATGAAGTTTATCCTACCATCAATCCTGAGACTACTATCAATTCCATCACTGTAAGGGACGGAATCTGCTACGTAGATCTTAATTCGGCATTTACTACTGAACCATATACTGTTACAGCTCAGACAGCTATATATTCAATAGTTAATACACTTTCAGATTTTAATGAAGTTAATAAAGTTCAGATCACAGTTGACGGAAACAAGGATGTCAAATTTATGGACAGCGTTAGTCTTTCCGGAACATTTGAAAGAAATCTGGAGATCAATATAGAGTAA